One Nocardioides oleivorans DNA segment encodes these proteins:
- a CDS encoding VanZ family protein produces MITTFLIAHTWLTTVALVALVVLGTPLAAWLATRPRAAYVLAAVAALPIAVLTLWPTDRDLPVGCAQEWSVPTLGRVELVANVVLFVAPVLFLAVALRRPVLAVLVGSTASFGIEALQAFVTALGRSCSTNDWLSNTIGSVLGGVLAAVALAVSRRAAGSRPASDPHVREPLAR; encoded by the coding sequence GTGATCACGACGTTCCTCATCGCGCACACCTGGCTCACGACCGTCGCCCTCGTGGCGCTGGTGGTCCTCGGCACGCCCCTCGCCGCCTGGCTCGCCACCCGCCCGCGGGCGGCGTACGTCCTCGCCGCAGTGGCTGCGCTGCCGATCGCCGTGCTGACGCTCTGGCCCACCGACCGCGACCTCCCGGTGGGGTGCGCCCAAGAGTGGTCGGTGCCGACGCTCGGCCGGGTCGAGCTGGTCGCGAACGTCGTGCTGTTCGTGGCGCCGGTGCTGTTCCTGGCCGTGGCCCTCCGGCGGCCGGTGCTCGCCGTGCTCGTCGGGAGCACGGCGTCCTTCGGGATCGAGGCCCTCCAGGCGTTCGTGACCGCGCTCGGCCGCTCGTGCTCGACCAACGACTGGCTGTCGAACACGATCGGCTCCGTGCTGGGCGGAGTGCTCGCCGCTGTCGCACTGGCGGTCAGCCGACGTGCTGCCGGCTCCCGGCCGGCGTCCGACCCGCACGTGCGGGAGCCGCTGGCGCGCTGA
- a CDS encoding dihydrofolate reductase family protein, with protein sequence MGITTVDQIVTADGYASEPDGGLSFFDAFDQTGDRTDQGQLEWLQGVDAILLGRRTYEMFSSYWPTPAADGDAVAEWINAAPRHVVSATLDSAPWGDHAAAEVHGDGALAAVSALRERYDSVVVWGSLDLTDALFAAGEVDVLRLRTVPVVIGAGRSFVPSSLGRQRLALEGSTAQATGHVATSYRVLR encoded by the coding sequence ATGGGCATCACCACCGTCGACCAGATCGTCACCGCGGACGGGTACGCATCGGAGCCCGACGGGGGACTCTCCTTCTTCGACGCGTTCGACCAGACCGGGGACCGCACCGACCAGGGCCAGCTCGAGTGGTTGCAGGGCGTCGACGCGATCCTGCTCGGGCGCCGCACCTACGAGATGTTCAGCAGCTACTGGCCGACCCCGGCCGCCGACGGCGACGCGGTCGCGGAGTGGATCAACGCCGCTCCCCGGCACGTCGTCAGTGCCACCCTGGACTCCGCACCGTGGGGCGACCACGCTGCCGCCGAGGTGCACGGCGACGGCGCCCTCGCCGCCGTCTCCGCGCTCCGCGAGCGCTACGACTCCGTCGTGGTCTGGGGCAGCCTCGACCTCACCGACGCGCTCTTCGCCGCGGGCGAGGTCGACGTGCTCCGGCTGCGCACCGTGCCGGTCGTGATCGGCGCGGGCCGGTCGTTCGTCCCGTCGTCCCTGGGCCGGCAGCGGCTCGCGCTCGAGGGATCGACGGCGCAGGCCACGGGTCACGTCGCGACGTCGTACCGCGTGCTTCGCTGA
- a CDS encoding VOC family protein, protein MTDNHISSLHIRSVPVLDQDEALDFYTTHLGFEVRDDIDMGFMRWLTVGVPGQDTSILLELVGGPQHDEDTAAQVRELVTKGALGGLFLISTDVHATYAALRDAGVEITQEPVTQPYGTDFGIRDPFGNQIRINQFNTASPDEVQEAYEGSTA, encoded by the coding sequence ATGACCGACAACCACATCTCCTCCCTCCACATCCGCTCCGTGCCCGTCCTCGACCAGGACGAGGCGCTCGACTTCTACACGACCCACCTCGGCTTCGAGGTGCGCGACGACATCGACATGGGCTTCATGCGCTGGCTCACCGTCGGCGTCCCCGGCCAGGACACCTCGATCCTCCTCGAGCTCGTCGGCGGCCCGCAGCACGACGAGGACACCGCCGCGCAGGTGCGCGAGCTCGTCACCAAGGGCGCGCTCGGCGGGCTGTTCCTGATCAGCACCGATGTGCACGCGACCTACGCCGCCCTGCGCGACGCCGGCGTCGAGATCACCCAGGAGCCGGTGACCCAGCCCTACGGCACCGACTTCGGCATCCGCGACCCCTTCGGCAACCAGATCCGCATCAACCAGTTCAACACCGCCTCCCCGGACGAGGTCCAGGAGGCCTACGAGGGGTCGACCGCGTGA
- a CDS encoding LLM class flavin-dependent oxidoreductase: protein MPDYGHPLRFGSFLTPTAASPQRPVELTVLSEELGYDLATFQDHPYQPSFLDTWTLMSYAAARTDRIHLSGNVLNLPLRQPAVLAKSVASLDLLTGGRVALGLGAGGFWDAIEAYGGGRLTPGESVDALGEAIEVIRGIWATDDRSVLAVAGRHHHVRGAKRGPAPAHQVPIWLGALKPRMQRLIGRSADGWLPSLPYLQDGDLQRGMQVIDEAARGAGRDPAEITRLLNVGADADADDLVRFATEDGVSTFIVMGDDEGGLRHFAGLFTEVRERVAAARDASGTRERSHVRGPAALARRHPGIAYDDLPEALAGKAVEPGDRAYSRYRSGYLRGGAPGLVLRAGSVGDVQAAVAVAREHREVPLGILSAGHGISGRSLNRGGLVIDVSALNTVEVLDPLAGTVRVGPGATWTEVARALAPHGLAISSGDYGGVGVGGLATAGGVGWFARKHGLTIDHLTAVEVVLADGRVVRASADEEPDLFWGMRGAGPNFGIATSFELTAAKVGAIAFAQLAFDASDTAAFLEAWGAAIEAADRSVTGQVILGQRQGGQRIAQAMLVVDSDDPETVVERLQPIAEVAPLVQQNVALATYDQVMGLFSSDGPQRGQGEPHTHSGLADHLTPELSAEVAALLDAGTSYFFSIRAVGGAVSDVPSAATAYAGRSASFSLSGFGASDRFDEAWERMVPHLSGSYLSFETGIGPQWVERAFPPAHLARLRELKRRFDPTGLFRDNFFIEPGAVETTAAGPAA, encoded by the coding sequence ATGCCCGACTACGGCCACCCCCTGCGCTTCGGATCGTTCCTCACGCCCACCGCCGCCTCGCCCCAGCGACCGGTCGAGCTGACCGTGCTGAGCGAGGAGCTCGGCTACGACCTCGCCACCTTCCAGGACCACCCCTACCAGCCGTCGTTCCTCGACACCTGGACCCTGATGTCGTACGCCGCTGCGCGCACCGACCGCATCCACCTCTCGGGCAACGTGCTCAACCTCCCGCTCCGCCAGCCGGCCGTGCTGGCGAAGTCGGTCGCCAGCCTCGACCTGCTGACGGGCGGCCGGGTCGCGCTCGGCCTCGGCGCGGGCGGCTTCTGGGACGCGATCGAGGCCTACGGCGGCGGACGGCTGACCCCGGGCGAGTCGGTCGACGCGCTGGGCGAGGCGATCGAGGTCATCCGCGGCATCTGGGCCACCGACGACCGCTCGGTGCTCGCCGTTGCCGGCCGGCACCATCACGTGCGCGGCGCGAAGCGCGGCCCGGCCCCCGCCCACCAGGTGCCCATCTGGCTCGGCGCCCTCAAGCCGCGGATGCAGCGACTGATCGGCCGCTCCGCCGACGGCTGGCTGCCGTCACTGCCGTACCTCCAGGACGGCGACCTCCAGCGCGGCATGCAGGTCATCGACGAGGCCGCACGAGGCGCGGGCCGCGACCCCGCCGAGATCACCCGGCTGCTCAACGTCGGCGCCGACGCCGACGCGGACGACCTGGTCCGGTTCGCGACCGAGGACGGGGTCAGCACCTTCATCGTGATGGGCGACGACGAGGGCGGACTCCGCCACTTCGCCGGGCTCTTCACCGAGGTGCGCGAGCGGGTCGCCGCAGCCCGCGACGCCAGCGGCACCCGGGAGCGCTCGCACGTCCGCGGGCCGGCGGCCCTCGCCAGGCGCCACCCCGGGATCGCGTACGACGACCTGCCGGAGGCGCTGGCCGGGAAGGCCGTCGAGCCCGGCGACCGGGCGTACTCCCGCTACCGCTCCGGCTACCTGCGCGGCGGCGCACCCGGCCTGGTCCTCCGCGCCGGGAGCGTCGGGGACGTGCAGGCCGCGGTCGCCGTCGCACGGGAGCACCGCGAGGTGCCGCTCGGCATCCTCAGCGCCGGGCACGGCATCTCCGGGCGGTCGCTCAACCGTGGCGGCCTCGTGATCGACGTGAGCGCCTTGAACACCGTCGAGGTGCTCGATCCCCTGGCCGGCACGGTCCGGGTCGGGCCCGGCGCCACCTGGACCGAGGTGGCGCGCGCCCTCGCTCCGCACGGCCTCGCGATCAGCAGCGGCGACTACGGCGGCGTCGGGGTCGGCGGGCTGGCCACCGCCGGCGGCGTCGGGTGGTTCGCCCGGAAGCACGGGCTGACGATCGACCACCTCACCGCGGTGGAGGTGGTGCTCGCCGACGGCCGGGTGGTGCGCGCGAGCGCGGACGAGGAGCCCGACCTCTTCTGGGGGATGCGCGGCGCCGGACCCAACTTCGGGATCGCCACCTCCTTCGAGCTGACGGCCGCGAAGGTCGGGGCGATCGCCTTCGCGCAGCTGGCGTTCGACGCGAGCGACACCGCCGCGTTCCTCGAGGCCTGGGGTGCCGCGATCGAGGCAGCCGACCGCTCCGTCACGGGCCAGGTGATCCTCGGCCAGCGACAGGGCGGCCAGCGCATCGCCCAGGCCATGCTGGTCGTCGACTCCGACGACCCGGAGACGGTCGTCGAGCGGCTGCAGCCGATCGCCGAGGTCGCCCCGCTCGTCCAGCAGAACGTCGCGCTGGCGACGTACGACCAGGTGATGGGCCTGTTCAGCAGTGACGGCCCGCAGCGCGGCCAAGGTGAGCCGCACACCCACTCGGGCCTCGCCGACCACCTCACGCCCGAGCTGTCGGCGGAGGTCGCGGCGCTGCTCGACGCCGGGACGTCGTACTTCTTCTCGATCCGGGCGGTCGGCGGCGCCGTCAGCGACGTGCCGAGCGCGGCGACGGCGTACGCCGGTCGCAGCGCGAGCTTCTCGCTCTCCGGCTTCGGCGCGAGCGACCGGTTCGACGAGGCGTGGGAGCGGATGGTGCCGCACCTGTCGGGCAGCTACCTCAGCTTCGAGACCGGGATCGGCCCGCAGTGGGTGGAGCGCGCGTTCCCGCCCGCCCACCTCGCCCGGCTCCGCGAGCTCAAGCGGCGCTTCGACCCGACCGGGCTCTTCCGCGACAACTTCTTCATCGAGCCGGGTGCGGTCGAGACGACGGCCGCGGGACCTGCCGCGTGA
- the speB gene encoding agmatinase: MARYGAQFGPDITFLGVPACDLDDTSTYDDADVVILGAPFDGGTSHRPGTRFGPQAIRMTDYLPHDGSRPSLALRTDGLRDLVVYDAGDVELPPGDIETTLGRLEAAVETVTRSGAIPVVLGGDHSIAYPDAKGVANVLGHGRVSMIHFDAHADTGDIEFGSLWGHGQPMRRLIESGALRGDRFLQVGLRGYWPGPETLDWMAAERMRSYEMTEIVHRGLQECLTEAFGIATDECEGVFLSVDIDVCDPGHAPGTGTPEPGGLSARELLDSVRRICLELPVVGVDVVEVSPPYDHADITAALANRVVLEALSAIARKRQDERDGTTWDPSRPLLDRG, from the coding sequence ATGGCTCGCTACGGCGCACAGTTCGGACCGGACATCACCTTCCTCGGCGTCCCCGCCTGCGACCTCGACGACACGTCGACGTACGACGATGCGGACGTCGTCATCCTCGGCGCCCCCTTCGACGGTGGTACGTCGCACCGGCCGGGGACGCGCTTCGGACCTCAGGCGATCCGGATGACCGACTACCTCCCGCACGACGGCTCACGGCCCTCGCTCGCGCTGCGCACCGACGGGCTCCGGGATCTGGTGGTCTACGACGCGGGCGACGTCGAGCTTCCCCCCGGCGACATCGAGACCACGCTCGGCCGGCTCGAGGCGGCGGTGGAGACGGTGACCCGCTCGGGTGCGATCCCGGTCGTGCTCGGCGGCGACCACTCCATCGCGTACCCCGACGCGAAGGGGGTCGCCAACGTCCTGGGCCACGGGCGGGTCTCGATGATCCACTTCGACGCGCACGCCGACACCGGCGACATCGAGTTCGGCTCGCTGTGGGGCCACGGCCAGCCGATGCGCCGGCTGATCGAGTCGGGCGCACTGCGCGGCGACCGCTTCCTCCAGGTCGGGCTGCGGGGCTACTGGCCCGGGCCCGAGACGCTGGACTGGATGGCCGCGGAGAGGATGCGGTCCTACGAGATGACCGAGATCGTCCACCGCGGCCTGCAGGAGTGCCTCACCGAGGCCTTCGGCATCGCGACCGACGAGTGCGAGGGCGTCTTCCTCTCCGTCGACATCGACGTCTGCGACCCCGGCCATGCGCCCGGCACCGGTACGCCGGAGCCCGGCGGCCTGTCGGCCCGCGAGCTGCTCGACTCGGTCCGCCGGATCTGCCTCGAGCTGCCGGTCGTCGGCGTCGACGTGGTCGAGGTCAGCCCGCCCTACGACCACGCGGACATCACGGCTGCCCTGGCCAACCGGGTCGTGCTCGAGGCGCTGTCCGCGATCGCCCGCAAGCGCCAGGACGAGCGCGACGGCACGACGTGGGACCCGTCCCGGCCTCTCCTGGACCGCGGGTGA
- a CDS encoding cupin domain-containing protein codes for MSYPPPLYDGESGEVSARVVRAGIEPAVVYPNGNKVFHLALGSGTQGTFGLYRWEFAGPRSGPDPHFHRTITESFYVLEGIVTIFDGTDWVKCHAGDFAHVPAGGIHGFRNEDGAATMLLHFAPGAPREKYFEGLSAGLGDLDGDAYDRFMAEHDNHWV; via the coding sequence GTGAGCTACCCGCCTCCGCTCTACGACGGTGAGTCCGGCGAGGTCTCCGCCCGCGTGGTGCGGGCGGGGATCGAGCCGGCGGTCGTCTACCCCAACGGCAACAAGGTCTTCCACCTCGCCCTCGGCAGCGGGACCCAGGGCACGTTCGGCCTCTATCGCTGGGAGTTCGCCGGGCCGCGGAGCGGGCCGGACCCCCACTTCCACCGCACGATCACCGAGTCGTTCTACGTCCTCGAGGGCATCGTCACGATCTTCGACGGCACGGACTGGGTGAAGTGCCACGCCGGGGACTTCGCCCACGTCCCGGCCGGCGGCATCCACGGCTTCCGCAACGAGGACGGCGCGGCCACGATGCTGCTGCACTTCGCTCCCGGTGCGCCGCGGGAGAAGTACTTCGAGGGCCTGTCCGCCGGCCTCGGCGACCTCGACGGCGACGCCTACGACCGGTTCATGGCCGAGCACGACAACCACTGGGTCTGA
- a CDS encoding MmcQ/YjbR family DNA-binding protein, whose product MALADRPLVPEEWVLRIDAVLGALPRCRQEGAWTGTRWRVGGATVAHVFCGEDQVFRITFRGEPDEVAAFEHMGPPYFRSGWGGNAIGIVLDDDTDWDELAEMLTDSYCIQAPASLAEQVTRPGA is encoded by the coding sequence GTGGCCCTCGCCGACCGACCGCTCGTCCCCGAGGAGTGGGTGCTGCGCATCGACGCGGTGCTCGGCGCGCTGCCCCGGTGCCGGCAGGAGGGCGCGTGGACCGGCACCCGGTGGCGGGTCGGCGGCGCGACCGTGGCCCACGTCTTCTGCGGAGAGGACCAGGTCTTCCGGATCACCTTCCGCGGCGAGCCCGACGAGGTCGCGGCCTTCGAGCACATGGGTCCGCCCTACTTCCGCTCCGGCTGGGGCGGCAACGCGATCGGCATCGTCCTCGACGACGACACCGACTGGGACGAGCTCGCCGAGATGCTCACCGACTCCTACTGCATCCAGGCCCCGGCGAGCCTCGCCGAGCAGGTCACCCGCCCGGGCGCGTGA
- a CDS encoding winged helix-turn-helix transcriptional regulator, with protein MTTTESAPPRPALIDDATCREATPVLEFVGRRWTGAIMLALGRGASRFGEVEAAVDGLSARLLTARLRELEAHGIVEREVIPTTPVQVRYRLTERGSELLAALQPLMAYQLRWGH; from the coding sequence GTGACCACGACCGAGTCCGCGCCGCCCCGACCCGCACTCATCGACGACGCCACGTGCCGCGAGGCGACCCCGGTGCTGGAGTTCGTCGGTCGGCGCTGGACCGGCGCGATCATGCTCGCCCTCGGCCGCGGCGCCTCACGGTTCGGCGAGGTCGAGGCGGCTGTCGACGGCCTGTCGGCACGGTTGCTCACCGCCCGGCTCCGCGAGCTCGAGGCACACGGGATCGTCGAGCGCGAGGTGATCCCGACGACCCCGGTCCAGGTGCGCTACCGGCTCACCGAGCGCGGCAGCGAGCTGCTCGCCGCCCTGCAGCCGCTCATGGCCTACCAGCTGCGCTGGGGCCACTGA
- a CDS encoding DoxX family protein, whose product MDIAYWILAGLLAVFYLYAGGTKVVQSQEQLAPMMAWAGTTIPMAGVRAIGVLEVAGALGLVLPRLTGVAPGLAVAAAIGLTVLQVLALGFHASRGETKDLWLNAVLVVAGAAAVWLALATA is encoded by the coding sequence ATGGACATCGCCTACTGGATCCTCGCTGGACTGCTCGCGGTCTTCTACCTCTACGCCGGTGGTACCAAGGTGGTGCAGAGCCAGGAGCAGCTCGCGCCGATGATGGCCTGGGCCGGGACCACGATCCCGATGGCCGGCGTCCGCGCGATCGGCGTGCTCGAGGTCGCGGGCGCACTCGGGCTCGTGCTGCCGCGTCTGACCGGCGTCGCGCCCGGCCTGGCCGTGGCGGCGGCGATCGGCCTCACCGTGCTGCAGGTGCTGGCGCTCGGCTTCCACGCCTCGCGCGGCGAGACGAAGGACCTGTGGCTCAACGCGGTGCTCGTCGTCGCCGGTGCTGCGGCTGTCTGGCTCGCCCTCGCGACCGCCTAG
- a CDS encoding winged helix-turn-helix transcriptional regulator, whose amino-acid sequence MSSYERTCLIRGDGGRAIRGILDRIGDKWTLLVVATLDGERMRFTELQQRIPGISQRMLTRTVRQLERDGLVERQVFAEVPPRVEYALTDTGRTLIKPAVALAEWAIEQNPAIERSQDDYDARQG is encoded by the coding sequence GTGTCGAGCTACGAGCGGACCTGCCTCATCCGCGGCGACGGCGGTCGGGCGATCCGCGGGATCCTCGACCGGATCGGCGACAAGTGGACCCTCCTGGTCGTGGCGACGCTCGACGGTGAGCGGATGCGCTTCACCGAGCTCCAGCAACGGATCCCCGGCATCTCGCAGCGGATGCTCACACGCACCGTGCGCCAGCTCGAGCGCGACGGTCTCGTCGAGCGGCAGGTGTTCGCGGAGGTCCCACCTCGGGTCGAGTACGCCCTCACCGACACCGGCCGCACCCTCATCAAGCCCGCCGTCGCGCTCGCCGAGTGGGCCATCGAGCAGAATCCGGCGATCGAGCGGAGCCAGGACGACTACGACGCCAGGCAGGGCTGA
- a CDS encoding helix-turn-helix domain-containing protein — translation MELSAREDTNRRMLRARDEMDRRYAEPLDVPTLAAIAHLSASQFGRVFKEVYGETPHRYLQRRRVERAMTLLRQTDRPITDVAWDVGFASLGTFSRTFSNIVGCSPSEFRAQHPPIAVPSCFIAAWTRPRTSATSPAGTVVSEKQEEVGAE, via the coding sequence GTGGAGCTCAGCGCGCGCGAGGACACCAACCGGCGGATGCTGCGCGCCCGCGACGAGATGGACCGGCGCTACGCCGAGCCCCTCGACGTGCCGACGCTGGCCGCGATCGCGCACCTGTCGGCCTCGCAGTTCGGGCGGGTGTTCAAGGAGGTCTACGGCGAGACCCCGCACCGCTACCTCCAGCGGCGCCGGGTCGAGCGCGCGATGACGCTGCTGCGGCAGACGGACCGGCCGATCACCGACGTCGCGTGGGACGTCGGCTTCGCCAGCCTCGGCACCTTCAGCCGCACGTTCAGCAACATCGTCGGCTGCTCACCCAGCGAGTTCCGCGCCCAGCACCCGCCGATCGCGGTGCCGTCGTGCTTCATCGCGGCCTGGACCCGGCCGCGGACCAGTGCGACCTCCCCGGCAGGGACAGTCGTTTCGGAGAAGCAGGAGGAGGTCGGCGCCGAATAG